A genomic region of Runella rosea contains the following coding sequences:
- a CDS encoding response regulator transcription factor, which translates to MENFPKILFVEDDKRISDATKKGLEKQSFTVEPAYDGFVGARLATTQPYDLIILDINLPLMNGFEVCKAIRQHGSTTPILMLTALGEIDDRVKGLDFGADDYLIKPFDFRELMARIHALLRRANPTHDQASEVLREANLEMNLVTKTVRRDNQPIDLTAREFELLEFLLRNKGRVLSKMDIIEHVWDLNFDTNTNVIEVFINYLRKKIDRNFEPKLIHTKTGLGYYLKAD; encoded by the coding sequence ATGGAGAATTTCCCAAAGATACTTTTTGTAGAAGACGACAAAAGAATCTCTGATGCCACAAAAAAAGGGCTTGAAAAACAGTCGTTTACGGTTGAGCCTGCGTACGATGGTTTTGTGGGTGCCCGGCTGGCCACGACCCAGCCCTATGACCTTATTATACTGGACATCAACCTGCCCCTCATGAACGGCTTTGAAGTGTGTAAGGCAATCCGGCAGCATGGTAGCACAACCCCCATTCTGATGCTAACGGCACTAGGGGAAATTGACGACCGCGTAAAAGGGCTGGACTTTGGGGCCGACGATTACCTCATCAAACCTTTTGACTTCCGCGAACTGATGGCCCGTATTCATGCGCTACTGCGACGAGCCAACCCCACCCACGACCAAGCCTCGGAAGTGCTTCGCGAAGCAAATCTTGAGATGAATCTCGTGACCAAAACCGTCAGGAGAGACAATCAGCCCATCGACCTCACCGCCCGGGAATTTGAACTGCTGGAGTTTCTGCTGCGCAACAAAGGCCGGGTACTGTCTAAGATGGACATCATTGAACACGTCTGGGACTTGAATTTTGACACCAACACCAACGTAATTGAGGTGTTTATCAACTATTTACGCAAAAAAATCGACCGCAATTTTGAGCCCAAGCTGATCCATACCAAAACAGGATTGGGGTATTATCTCAAAGCCGACTAG
- a CDS encoding AraC family transcriptional regulator, which yields MSIIYHEITPLTDNDCFMVFARVKNKFDFPLHYHEEFELNFIEGAKGAKRIIGDNIEVIQDTELVLVGSNVPHGWFTNEYEGEEIHEITIQFHRDLLDDKFLRRNQLSFIRTMLERSACGISFSTETINSIKPRLIALKQKSGFDSVLELMSILHDLSISRNMRTLTSSSFVNENFTYNSRRIEKAFEFMKVNYDKNISLEDMSKVVNMTEVGFSRFMKKRTGKTFIDSLNDIRLGHASRLLIDTTLTIAEVSFRCGFNNLSYFNRIFKKKHQCTPKEFRENYSGTRTFV from the coding sequence ATGAGTATTATTTACCACGAAATCACCCCACTTACCGACAATGACTGCTTTATGGTGTTTGCCCGGGTCAAAAACAAGTTTGACTTCCCGCTTCATTATCATGAGGAGTTTGAACTGAATTTCATTGAGGGTGCCAAAGGTGCCAAACGTATCATTGGCGACAATATCGAAGTCATTCAGGATACAGAATTGGTATTGGTAGGGTCAAATGTTCCGCATGGGTGGTTTACGAATGAGTACGAAGGCGAGGAGATTCATGAAATCACGATTCAGTTCCACCGGGATTTGTTGGATGATAAATTTCTGCGTCGCAATCAGCTCAGTTTTATCCGCACCATGCTTGAACGCTCGGCATGCGGCATCTCATTTTCTACCGAAACCATCAATTCCATTAAGCCAAGACTCATCGCGCTCAAACAAAAAAGCGGATTTGACTCGGTGTTGGAATTAATGTCAATTCTCCACGACTTATCTATCTCCCGCAATATGCGTACGCTGACGAGTTCTTCCTTCGTCAATGAAAACTTTACGTACAATAGTCGACGCATCGAAAAAGCCTTTGAGTTTATGAAGGTCAATTACGATAAAAATATTTCGCTGGAAGATATGTCTAAAGTGGTGAACATGACGGAGGTTGGTTTTAGTCGATTTATGAAAAAACGAACTGGGAAAACCTTCATTGACAGCCTCAACGATATTCGCTTGGGCCACGCGTCTCGCCTTTTAATTGACACTACCCTCACCATCGCCGAAGTTTCTTTTCGGTGCGGTTTCAACAATTTATCCTATTTCAACCGCATTTTTAAGAAAAAACACCAATGCACTCCTAAAGAATTTCGTGAGAATTATTCGGGAACCCGAACCTTTGTTTAG
- the recR gene encoding recombination mediator RecR yields MNFPSKLIEEAVSEVSKLPGIGKKSALRIVLHLLKRTEKETHSLADALVAVRTQIHYCKKCHNISDGELCGICLSPKRDASVICVVQDSRDVLAIENTGQYNGLYHVLGGIISPLEGIGPSDLKIDSLLERLQHTSEAKEIILALSPTMEGDTTSFYLQKKLKPFSLKISTIARGIPIGGDLEYADEITLGRSIVSRINYD; encoded by the coding sequence ATGAATTTCCCCTCAAAACTAATTGAAGAAGCGGTAAGTGAAGTATCAAAACTTCCAGGCATCGGGAAAAAAAGTGCTTTAAGAATTGTACTTCACTTACTCAAACGTACTGAAAAAGAGACGCATTCGTTGGCAGATGCGTTGGTTGCGGTAAGGACGCAGATTCACTATTGTAAGAAATGCCATAATATATCGGATGGCGAGCTGTGTGGCATTTGTTTGAGCCCCAAACGAGACGCCTCCGTGATTTGTGTAGTGCAGGATAGCCGGGATGTATTGGCCATCGAAAATACAGGACAGTACAATGGACTTTATCACGTTCTGGGCGGGATTATTTCACCGCTGGAAGGTATCGGCCCTAGTGATTTAAAAATAGATTCGCTTTTGGAAAGGCTCCAACATACCTCGGAAGCCAAAGAAATTATTCTGGCGCTCAGCCCAACCATGGAAGGAGATACGACCTCCTTTTACCTTCAAAAAAAATTAAAACCATTCTCCCTTAAAATATCCACCATTGCCCGAGGTATTCCTATCGGTGGAGATTTAGAATACGCCGATGAAATTACATTGGGTCGGAGTATTGTGAGTAGAATTAACTATGATTAG
- a CDS encoding SusC/RagA family TonB-linked outer membrane protein — translation MRSFSTLCSLWVVATVLSASTAQAYTPPANGSGGKITTNVNVDKTVSGKVIASEDGAPLPGVSVVVKGTTTGTNTDGEGNFKVNVKDDAAVLVFSAVGFEKQEITVGNRSTINITLVTDQKSLNEVVVVGYGTQKKSQMTGAISQVTAKQITEMPLTNLGQALQGRAAGVDVSQSGSKPGAAPRILIRGRRSFNAGNDPLYVVDGIPLSAGYEDINPNDIQSIEVLKDATATAIYGARGANGVVLVTTKRGGTKGKTTVTLDTYAGASNAYSKLELFSGEEFAEYVREAYRATGLYRDAAGNPVPTGVADPAADAKVAVLGGDPNVAAGIAAGRNTQYQDLILRTGLMQNHTIGIQGGNDRTSFYISGGFFQDKGITKLLDFTRNSLRANIDHQVNKRLRVGISSYMMYSIRNGENLNPYGNTLNANPLGAAYNADGSLIFEPTNDALLSNPLSEVEPGVNVDNTKRYRIFNSIYAEVKIIDGLTYRLNLGPDFTISRWGRFIGSETNNRRRGDAQAFNENRFGFNFTMENIVNYNKTFGKHTLNVTGVQSIQKDNFERYRSEVQGIPAQAQSFFSLNSATSVLGVQSSLTEWTIASLMGRVNYSYDDKYLLTMTIRRDGSSRFGENTKYGNFPGIAVGWNISNEPFMKNVTFVDMLKLRAGWGQVGNQGVAPYQTQGLLGRTTYAFGATGAFGFRPGTISNPNLRWESTSTANVGLDFSVFRGRVQGSLEFYETNTKSLLLNDFLPGSVGFNFFSNNVGHTRNSGIELGLTTVNVNTKSGFKWTTDFQFTRNREEIVELYNGKVDDLGNRWFIGYPLNTYFDFKKAGIWQTNEADLAKSYGSEVGQIKVQDTDGDGRITAADRVILGNDVPKWSGGLTNRFEFKGFDLSFFLFGRFGNTILSGFHRNQLQLAGRYQQIKVDYWTPNNPTNEFPRPKSNQEFPVYNSTLFYYDGTFVKLRNINFGYTFSNAIAKKIGAESLRLYASIQQPKIWSSYLTKYNGVDPEAAITGSPTGTTEVNSGVTPSTTVTTFGLNVKF, via the coding sequence ATGAGGAGTTTCTCTACTTTGTGCAGTCTGTGGGTAGTTGCTACGGTGCTGAGTGCATCGACGGCCCAGGCATACACTCCACCGGCAAATGGCAGTGGCGGTAAAATTACCACCAACGTGAACGTTGACAAAACCGTCAGCGGGAAAGTAATTGCATCTGAAGACGGCGCCCCCCTTCCTGGCGTAAGTGTTGTGGTGAAAGGTACTACTACAGGAACGAATACGGATGGAGAAGGTAATTTCAAAGTAAATGTAAAAGATGACGCTGCCGTGTTGGTATTTTCGGCAGTAGGCTTTGAAAAGCAAGAGATTACAGTAGGCAATCGCTCTACCATCAATATTACGCTTGTAACAGACCAGAAATCACTCAATGAAGTGGTAGTTGTAGGTTACGGTACTCAGAAGAAAAGCCAAATGACTGGTGCAATATCGCAAGTCACGGCTAAGCAAATTACTGAAATGCCTCTAACCAACCTTGGACAAGCCCTACAAGGTCGTGCAGCTGGTGTTGACGTCTCACAATCAGGCTCTAAGCCAGGTGCTGCTCCACGTATCTTGATTCGTGGTCGTAGGTCATTTAATGCGGGAAATGATCCTCTCTATGTGGTTGATGGTATACCATTGTCGGCTGGTTATGAGGACATCAACCCAAATGACATCCAGTCCATAGAAGTTTTGAAAGATGCCACAGCCACTGCTATTTATGGTGCTAGAGGTGCAAACGGAGTTGTTTTAGTTACCACAAAAAGAGGTGGAACTAAAGGAAAAACAACGGTTACGCTTGATACTTACGCCGGTGCATCAAATGCGTATAGTAAATTAGAACTCTTTTCGGGAGAAGAATTTGCTGAATACGTAAGAGAAGCATACAGGGCTACCGGCTTATACAGAGACGCGGCGGGAAATCCTGTTCCAACAGGGGTTGCAGATCCGGCAGCCGATGCCAAAGTGGCAGTTTTAGGTGGTGACCCTAATGTTGCTGCCGGTATTGCGGCCGGAAGAAATACCCAGTATCAGGATTTAATACTCAGAACCGGATTGATGCAAAATCATACCATTGGTATCCAAGGAGGAAACGACAGAACTTCATTCTATATTTCCGGTGGATTCTTCCAAGATAAGGGTATCACAAAACTGTTAGATTTTACCCGTAATTCGCTTCGTGCAAACATCGACCACCAAGTGAATAAAAGACTTAGGGTTGGTATATCAAGTTACATGATGTATTCGATTAGAAACGGCGAGAACCTTAACCCTTACGGAAACACATTGAATGCCAACCCACTTGGTGCTGCTTATAATGCCGATGGTTCTTTGATATTCGAACCAACAAACGATGCACTTTTGTCTAACCCGCTATCTGAAGTAGAGCCGGGGGTTAATGTTGATAATACTAAGCGGTATAGAATCTTTAATTCTATCTATGCAGAAGTAAAAATCATTGATGGCTTAACTTACCGTTTAAACTTAGGCCCTGACTTTACTATATCACGTTGGGGACGTTTTATTGGCTCAGAAACAAACAACCGTCGTCGTGGTGATGCCCAAGCATTCAACGAAAATCGTTTTGGGTTCAACTTCACCATGGAAAACATCGTGAATTACAATAAAACTTTCGGAAAACATACGTTGAATGTAACGGGTGTACAATCTATTCAAAAGGATAATTTTGAAAGATACAGAAGCGAAGTTCAAGGAATACCGGCTCAGGCACAATCATTTTTTAGTTTAAATTCTGCAACATCTGTTTTGGGAGTTCAATCTTCCCTTACCGAATGGACCATTGCTTCATTGATGGGTCGGGTAAACTATTCATATGATGACAAATATTTGCTGACGATGACTATCCGACGTGATGGTTCAAGCCGTTTCGGTGAAAATACCAAATATGGTAACTTCCCGGGTATAGCAGTGGGTTGGAATATCAGCAATGAACCCTTCATGAAAAACGTTACGTTTGTAGATATGTTAAAACTCCGTGCAGGTTGGGGGCAAGTAGGTAACCAAGGGGTTGCGCCATATCAAACACAAGGATTATTGGGACGTACCACTTATGCTTTTGGAGCAACAGGAGCATTCGGATTTAGACCGGGTACCATTAGTAATCCAAATTTAAGATGGGAGTCTACTTCAACTGCTAACGTTGGATTAGATTTCTCTGTTTTCCGCGGGCGTGTTCAAGGTTCATTGGAGTTTTATGAAACAAACACCAAAAGCCTTCTCTTAAACGACTTCTTGCCTGGTTCTGTTGGGTTTAACTTTTTTAGTAATAACGTGGGTCATACCAGAAATTCAGGTATCGAGTTAGGACTTACTACGGTAAACGTTAACACAAAAAGTGGCTTTAAGTGGACAACAGACTTCCAATTTACTCGCAACAGAGAAGAGATTGTTGAATTGTACAATGGGAAAGTGGATGATTTAGGTAACAGATGGTTTATTGGTTATCCATTGAATACTTATTTTGATTTCAAAAAAGCAGGAATTTGGCAAACTAACGAAGCTGATTTAGCTAAATCGTACGGCTCAGAGGTAGGACAAATCAAAGTGCAGGATACTGACGGTGATGGTAGAATTACTGCAGCCGATAGAGTAATTCTTGGAAACGACGTGCCAAAATGGTCGGGTGGTCTAACCAATAGATTTGAATTCAAAGGATTTGACTTGAGCTTCTTCCTGTTTGGTCGTTTCGGGAACACCATATTGTCGGGCTTCCACAGAAACCAGCTACAACTTGCTGGCCGTTACCAACAAATAAAAGTGGACTATTGGACCCCTAATAACCCTACCAATGAGTTCCCTCGTCCAAAAAGTAATCAAGAGTTTCCAGTGTACAACTCAACTCTCTTTTACTATGATGGAACCTTTGTTAAGTTGAGAAACATCAACTTTGGATATACATTTAGTAATGCGATTGCTAAGAAAATCGGTGCTGAGTCGTTGCGTTTGTATGCATCAATACAACAACCTAAAATTTGGTCTTCTTACTTGACCAAGTACAATGGTGTAGATCCTGAGGCAGCTATCACGGGTTCACCAACGGGTACAACGGAGGTAAACAGTGGAGTTACTCCTTCTACTACAGTAACTACATTTGGTTTGAATGTTAAATTTTAA
- a CDS encoding helix-turn-helix domain-containing protein: MSTIHNLNVGFKGTTFNLEQGLDAEFILMSGKTLLPLPEPGVTCLWESSELVRVYRAQQTTQTKTQFLSFGDERMEIEPLKKYKTVRLLRLSVSTEWLIENNLLDSFAQIKNLYDFVSLPSFYESLDSQLLTLVRNSDPSRLNNNLRLKSALFNYLNSYFEVLKSPKVLKNDRLKIEWVVNNYMLEFEQPIPTITELSNQLSMSESKFKYLFKEAFGMPFYQYYQQKRMSEAAEWLKSGALNVTGVSQKLGYSHPIKFIGQFKKLFGVTPLRYAKGKE; the protein is encoded by the coding sequence ATGAGTACTATACATAATCTCAACGTTGGTTTTAAAGGTACAACATTCAATCTGGAGCAGGGACTGGATGCCGAGTTCATTTTAATGTCAGGCAAAACTTTACTACCTCTGCCCGAGCCAGGTGTTACCTGTTTGTGGGAGTCCTCCGAATTAGTAAGAGTGTATCGCGCTCAGCAGACTACTCAGACAAAAACACAATTTCTTTCTTTTGGAGATGAGAGAATGGAAATTGAACCGCTGAAGAAGTACAAGACAGTGCGGTTGTTAAGGCTTTCGGTGTCGACAGAATGGCTGATCGAGAATAACCTTCTTGACTCGTTTGCTCAAATCAAGAATCTCTATGATTTTGTGTCGTTGCCTTCTTTCTACGAATCGCTTGATTCGCAGTTACTGACACTTGTTCGAAATTCAGATCCGTCACGCCTAAACAATAACCTGCGCTTAAAAAGTGCGTTGTTTAATTACCTGAATTCTTATTTTGAGGTCTTAAAAAGTCCAAAAGTTTTGAAAAATGACCGTCTCAAAATTGAATGGGTGGTTAATAACTATATGCTTGAATTTGAACAGCCTATTCCTACCATTACTGAGCTTAGCAATCAGTTGAGTATGAGTGAAAGTAAGTTCAAATACCTGTTTAAGGAAGCCTTCGGAATGCCTTTTTATCAATATTATCAGCAAAAACGCATGAGTGAAGCCGCTGAATGGCTAAAATCAGGAGCGCTGAATGTTACGGGGGTTTCTCAGAAATTGGGCTATAGCCACCCCATTAAATTTATCGGACAATTCAAAAAACTATTTGGTGTTACGCCGTTGCGCTACGCTAAAGGGAAAGAATAA
- a CDS encoding RagB/SusD family nutrient uptake outer membrane protein has product MIINKIKVFVLGGMLLISTSCQDLLKEEVISNIGNDYINTAKGFEDATKAAYSSLRTFYGTQLGLTFTEYGTDIYATGADGGYKGFHFYDTQIQPTVDYLAILWDEMYKGINTCNAVIERAAAVQGVSDATKKLRVAEVKFLRAHYYYILHEQFGPLDLRLTETLAPTKESKRSSSAEVYAQIIKDCTEAIADLENKGHSNDYGRATRASAEALLAKVYLAKAYGPNKAADDFQKAADLCTNLITKYGFRLLDDFAAVHDENNQQNAEVVFAVQYTTDQITNATNAGGEGGGGNNLHLFFGMQYDTQAGMVRDVLNGRPFKRLRPTAFALNTVFGERVNDSRYKKTFKDTWLCNSPGSFNTSFDNSKSRVTFAAGDTTIFIPGFEMSQAERAKRKYQVLVPSKYDEALFPTLQKFFDTKRSDRTEPRGSRDYFVWRLADIYLMRAEALFQLGKKAEAVADINVVRQRAGWPGKKDAMKITEAELTFDFIVDERARELAGEQMRWLDLKRWGLLVDRVKKYNPQAQAVAEKHYLRPIPQTQIDRSAKTAEGTSSFPQNPGY; this is encoded by the coding sequence ATGATCATAAATAAAATAAAAGTATTTGTATTGGGTGGTATGCTACTCATCAGTACTTCGTGCCAAGATTTACTAAAAGAAGAGGTGATTTCAAACATCGGAAACGATTATATAAACACCGCCAAAGGATTCGAAGATGCTACAAAGGCGGCTTATTCATCGCTCAGGACGTTTTATGGTACTCAGTTGGGCTTAACATTCACGGAGTATGGAACTGATATTTATGCTACAGGTGCCGATGGCGGATATAAAGGTTTTCATTTTTACGATACCCAAATTCAACCAACCGTAGATTATTTGGCTATCCTGTGGGATGAAATGTACAAAGGCATAAATACCTGTAATGCGGTAATCGAGAGAGCTGCGGCGGTACAGGGAGTGTCTGATGCAACCAAAAAATTGAGAGTTGCCGAGGTAAAGTTTTTGAGAGCCCACTATTATTATATTTTGCACGAGCAGTTTGGTCCGCTTGATTTGAGACTGACTGAGACCTTGGCTCCTACCAAAGAGTCCAAAAGAAGTAGTTCTGCAGAAGTTTACGCCCAAATAATCAAAGACTGTACTGAAGCTATAGCCGATTTAGAAAATAAGGGACATTCCAACGATTATGGTAGAGCTACAAGAGCCTCGGCTGAGGCACTATTGGCAAAGGTATATTTAGCCAAAGCTTATGGTCCAAATAAAGCGGCAGACGACTTTCAAAAAGCCGCTGATTTGTGTACTAACCTTATTACAAAGTACGGTTTTAGACTTTTGGATGATTTTGCCGCTGTACACGACGAAAACAACCAACAAAATGCGGAAGTGGTTTTTGCAGTACAATACACTACGGACCAAATCACCAATGCTACCAATGCGGGTGGCGAAGGTGGGGGAGGCAATAACCTTCACTTATTCTTTGGTATGCAGTATGATACGCAGGCGGGTATGGTCAGAGATGTATTGAATGGTCGTCCGTTTAAAAGATTGAGACCAACGGCTTTCGCCCTTAATACTGTCTTTGGAGAAAGAGTGAATGATTCTCGTTATAAAAAAACCTTTAAAGATACTTGGTTGTGTAACAGTCCCGGTTCTTTCAATACCTCATTCGACAACTCAAAATCCCGAGTTACTTTTGCCGCGGGTGATACTACGATTTTCATTCCTGGTTTTGAGATGAGCCAAGCAGAAAGAGCTAAAAGAAAATATCAAGTATTGGTTCCAAGTAAATATGATGAGGCTTTATTCCCAACTTTACAGAAGTTTTTTGACACCAAACGTTCAGACAGAACTGAGCCGAGAGGTTCAAGAGATTATTTTGTATGGAGATTAGCTGATATTTATCTTATGCGTGCCGAAGCATTATTCCAGTTAGGTAAAAAAGCGGAAGCAGTTGCTGATATAAACGTAGTAAGACAAAGAGCGGGATGGCCAGGCAAAAAAGACGCTATGAAAATCACTGAGGCTGAATTGACTTTTGACTTTATTGTAGATGAGCGTGCCCGTGAATTGGCGGGAGAGCAAATGCGTTGGTTAGATTTGAAGCGTTGGGGACTTTTGGTAGATAGAGTTAAAAAGTATAATCCGCAGGCTCAGGCTGTGGCTGAAAAGCACTATCTACGTCCAATACCACAAACTCAGATTGACAGAAGTGCCAAGACGGCGGAAGGAACTTCATCTTTCCCTCAAAATCCAGGGTATTAA
- a CDS encoding sensor histidine kinase yields the protein MQIRYKIALQFTLIVLAILLVFSGIVYYRAESQRRNSFYDRLSRRAKTTARLLVDVKEFNTTLLKLIDKNSSSRLPEEEIFIYDYRNLLLYSNVEKVSPYVTQERINEVRLAQEIRFQYEGRAVIGLVFEGRYDRFVIVASAIDKNGRLQLKELIITLLFAFLGGILTTVGLALFFAHQSLRPIITINREISDITAKNLRKRIHQGNEKDEIAQLAINFNLMLERLELAFKQQRQFVSHASHELRTPLSALKTEIQIGLSSHNSPEEHYHILQNLLKDTDRLIELSNGLLQIARINETPEELPFDKVRMEEVLLNAQREVVASHSDYQIQFDFDQIPEEDHLTLVMGNEALLKNVFVNLLENACKYTPNHQASLRLGFDAEWCNVRVIDQGIGISNQELPNIFQPFYRAKNAIDYHGFGIGLSVVKRIIELHEGTIEVKSKPHLGTEFIIKLKHLKEE from the coding sequence ATGCAAATACGCTACAAAATAGCTTTGCAATTTACGCTTATCGTACTGGCCATATTGCTGGTATTCTCGGGCATCGTGTACTACCGCGCCGAAAGCCAACGCCGAAATAGTTTTTACGACCGACTTTCCCGAAGGGCAAAAACCACCGCCCGGCTGTTGGTGGACGTCAAAGAATTTAACACTACCCTGCTCAAACTTATTGACAAAAACTCTTCTTCGAGGCTGCCCGAAGAAGAAATTTTCATTTATGACTACCGAAATCTATTGCTATATTCAAACGTCGAAAAAGTCTCCCCTTACGTGACGCAAGAACGAATCAATGAAGTCAGACTGGCTCAAGAAATTAGATTTCAGTACGAAGGCCGCGCCGTCATTGGTCTGGTGTTTGAAGGGCGCTACGACCGCTTTGTAATCGTCGCCTCGGCCATTGACAAAAACGGACGATTACAGCTAAAAGAACTCATTATCACTTTATTGTTTGCGTTTTTAGGAGGTATTTTGACCACAGTCGGATTGGCTTTGTTTTTTGCTCATCAGTCCTTGCGTCCCATCATTACCATCAACCGCGAAATTAGCGACATCACCGCCAAAAACCTCCGAAAACGCATTCATCAGGGCAACGAAAAAGATGAAATAGCGCAATTGGCCATCAATTTCAACCTGATGCTCGAACGACTAGAACTGGCCTTTAAACAACAGCGGCAGTTTGTATCGCACGCGTCGCACGAGCTTAGAACACCGCTTTCGGCCCTCAAAACGGAGATTCAAATAGGGCTTTCTTCCCATAATTCTCCCGAAGAACACTATCATATTTTACAAAATCTCCTCAAAGACACCGACCGCCTCATTGAGCTTTCCAACGGATTGCTCCAAATCGCCCGCATCAACGAAACCCCCGAAGAGCTACCGTTTGACAAAGTACGCATGGAAGAAGTGCTCCTCAATGCCCAGCGGGAGGTAGTGGCGAGCCATTCCGATTACCAAATCCAATTCGACTTTGACCAAATTCCCGAAGAAGACCACCTAACGCTCGTCATGGGCAACGAAGCCCTGCTCAAAAATGTATTTGTTAATTTATTGGAAAATGCCTGTAAATATACCCCCAACCATCAGGCCAGTTTGCGGTTGGGATTTGATGCCGAGTGGTGCAATGTGAGGGTCATCGACCAAGGAATTGGCATCTCAAACCAAGAACTACCCAACATCTTCCAACCTTTTTATCGTGCCAAAAACGCCATTGATTACCATGGTTTTGGCATTGGGTTGTCGGTCGTCAAAAGAATCATTGAGCTTCATGAAGGCACGATTGAAGTAAAAAGCAAACCACATCTGGGTACTGAGTTTATTATCAAACTCAAGCATTTGAAAGAGGAATAA